From the genome of Alicyclobacillus sp. SO9:
ACGAATCCGGTGAAAACAATAGCCTCTCGGCAGTTTTCTGGTATAGACAGACTGTCCATCCACCCTTTTCTCCCGACGATAACAAGTTTGTATTCCATATTTTCCTCTATCAAGATCGAAAATGCCTCAATGAGCCTCTGTAAATTCTTCCGCGGTTCGAGTGTACCTACCGCTAGTATAAAACGACTCTCGTACGCATCGCTCAGAGAATTAAGATGCGTTCGCGTCTCTCGGGGATAAAAGAGACTTGGATCGACAGCCAAAGGGAAAACGTGGATGCGGGAATCCGTAATCCCCTTGTATTTTTGAATATCCTGTTTAGAACTCTTGGAAACAGTCGCCACAAAGCGCAAAGTTCTAGACCTCAAGGCCCTGTTTAGCTGCGGCCGATAGTATAATTTCATCCCTCGGGACACAGTCTCAGGAAATCTCCATGGCGTCGCGTCATGAACAATAATGGAATGTGGAATAGAACCGTAGCCTAGCACAGGATAGGACAGCGTCATGTTATAGATGAAATCCATGTCCAACCGAAGCAAAACCAGGGGTGTCCACAATTGATCTGTCAGGATTCTGTTTTTAAACGGACTAAACAGAACTCTCAT
Proteins encoded in this window:
- a CDS encoding glycosyltransferase family 1 protein, whose amino-acid sequence is MGRNFGVVATVVDSDKVTGIEKYVLEFLKNTPESVRSSVTVLAHPGGRDLVLPVCAGMRVLFSPFKNRILTDQLWTPLVLLRLDMDFIYNMTLSYPVLGYGSIPHSIIVHDATPWRFPETVSRGMKLYYRPQLNRALRSRTLRFVATVSKSSKQDIQKYKGITDSRIHVFPLAVDPSLFYPRETRTHLNSLSDAYESRFILAVGTLEPRKNLQRLIEAFSILIEENMEYKLVIVGRKGWMDSLSIPENCREAIVFTGFVSNEELVELYSFAHLFVMPSLYEGFGIPLLEAMSCGVPVLAAATSSLPEVGGDACLYADPLSVTDMARKMSQLLTDETLCRAFRAKGLKRVEEFDWKRSVQKTWDKIVQEVV